One bacterium genomic region harbors:
- the secD gene encoding protein translocase subunit SecD, with translation MVQRSVKLRSSRKEKYSIGWKVAIIAALVLFSVWEIVPTVRYFSSKSTWSTMDPGILEKLKNKALNLGLDLQGGIHLVMEVDTAGLAEKDIPDAVDKVMTVITNRVDQFGLTEPVVQKQGEKRIIIELPGMSDVERAKNLIGKTARLEFKLLKSDEDIKFITDKLDLYLSGAHDSTAVADTTKTGLFEEGKQPGTETKKFTSLFKYQQIGGIPSFNILVDMDNVPRVEAYLKDPEVQKILEKNGVMLLWGPENERQDDMRALYVVNAANEMTGEMVADARVVMGGGLQAGQPQIQMESTSEGAGEWARITGNNVGKRIGIVLDNTLFSSPVVREKIYGGTSSISGSFTNEEARDLAIVLRAGSLPASVNVIEDRTVGPSLGADSIRQSRIALLIGFGSVVVFMIVYYYFAGVVAVFALILNMLFIIAYLAYFRATLTLPGIAGIILTIGMAVDANVLVYERIREELRLGNTARVAINNGFLRARWTILDSNITTFLTGIILYNFGTGPIKGFALTLMVGIVASVFTCLFITKVIYDILSHKFNFSGKTFGVFALFSKPSFPFVSFRKKAYIVSGVVILAGIISLFAHGGPQYSIDFLGGSLLELHFDKPVTVAAIRDALGTVDVKGTDLSTSEIKFLGDQKEDVLIRIVKVGDMHETSEKVKESLRTSLKDSLPSNMQDWILREEMVGPSIGSELKGQALWAIFFSLIMLVIYMSIRFEFKYSIGAILSLIHDVLVTIGLFSLLGKEISLTIVAAILTIIGYSLNDTIVVYDRIREKLRKGVQEGYFATIDNAINETLSRTVITAFTTLLTVLALFMFGGAVIHDFSFAMLVGIVTGTYSSIYVAAPLLCEWYLHVTQKKKAVK, from the coding sequence ATGGTTCAAAGAAGCGTGAAATTGAGATCAAGCCGCAAGGAGAAATATTCAATCGGCTGGAAAGTGGCTATAATAGCCGCACTTGTTCTGTTCTCCGTCTGGGAGATTGTTCCCACAGTACGTTACTTTTCCTCCAAGAGTACATGGAGCACAATGGATCCCGGGATACTGGAGAAGCTGAAAAACAAGGCGTTAAATCTCGGGCTCGACCTCCAGGGAGGGATTCATCTTGTTATGGAGGTCGATACTGCCGGTCTGGCAGAGAAAGACATTCCTGATGCGGTCGATAAGGTCATGACAGTTATCACCAACCGTGTCGACCAGTTCGGTCTGACCGAGCCCGTCGTTCAGAAGCAGGGGGAAAAGCGAATAATTATCGAGCTTCCCGGTATGAGTGATGTGGAACGTGCCAAAAATCTCATCGGGAAAACGGCCCGGCTCGAATTCAAGCTCCTCAAGTCAGACGAAGATATCAAATTCATCACTGACAAGCTGGACCTCTACCTTTCCGGAGCACACGATTCGACGGCTGTTGCGGACACTACCAAAACGGGTCTGTTCGAAGAGGGAAAACAGCCCGGGACAGAAACCAAAAAATTCACCAGTCTGTTTAAATATCAGCAGATTGGCGGTATTCCAAGTTTTAATATCCTTGTTGATATGGATAATGTTCCGCGGGTGGAAGCGTACCTGAAAGATCCTGAAGTTCAGAAAATACTTGAGAAAAACGGGGTAATGCTGTTATGGGGACCCGAGAATGAACGCCAGGATGACATGCGTGCTCTTTATGTGGTTAATGCGGCTAATGAGATGACCGGCGAAATGGTCGCGGATGCCCGTGTTGTCATGGGTGGCGGTCTTCAGGCAGGTCAACCTCAAATTCAGATGGAATCGACGAGCGAAGGCGCCGGGGAATGGGCGCGGATTACCGGTAATAATGTCGGCAAGCGGATAGGGATTGTCCTCGACAATACCCTGTTTTCCTCTCCTGTCGTCCGTGAAAAAATCTACGGCGGCACCTCATCGATATCGGGCAGTTTTACCAACGAAGAAGCCCGTGACCTTGCGATTGTTCTTCGTGCCGGTTCTCTCCCCGCTTCCGTAAATGTCATCGAGGACAGGACTGTCGGGCCATCACTGGGAGCTGATTCGATCCGTCAGAGCCGCATCGCGCTTCTTATCGGATTCGGTTCTGTAGTTGTTTTTATGATAGTGTACTACTATTTTGCGGGTGTAGTTGCGGTTTTCGCATTGATCCTCAACATGTTGTTCATTATCGCTTATCTGGCGTATTTCAGGGCGACTCTTACACTACCCGGTATTGCAGGCATCATCCTGACTATCGGTATGGCGGTTGATGCAAATGTACTTGTGTATGAGCGCATCCGCGAGGAACTGCGGCTCGGAAATACCGCGCGGGTTGCGATTAATAACGGTTTTCTCCGCGCCCGCTGGACGATTCTCGATTCGAATATCACCACATTTCTTACCGGTATTATCCTCTATAATTTCGGCACCGGTCCGATCAAGGGATTTGCACTGACGCTCATGGTCGGTATCGTTGCTTCCGTGTTTACCTGTCTGTTTATTACAAAAGTTATATATGATATTCTTTCCCACAAGTTTAACTTTTCCGGAAAAACATTTGGTGTTTTCGCTTTGTTCAGTAAACCCAGCTTCCCGTTTGTGTCCTTCCGGAAAAAAGCATATATAGTGTCGGGTGTTGTTATACTGGCCGGAATTATTTCGCTTTTTGCCCATGGCGGGCCCCAATACTCCATTGATTTTCTCGGCGGTTCGCTGCTTGAGCTCCATTTCGACAAACCGGTTACTGTTGCCGCAATCCGTGATGCTCTCGGGACCGTTGATGTAAAAGGCACCGATCTTTCAACAAGCGAGATCAAATTTCTTGGCGATCAGAAAGAAGATGTGCTTATACGGATTGTTAAAGTAGGCGATATGCATGAAACATCTGAAAAGGTCAAGGAATCGCTCCGTACCTCTTTAAAAGACAGTCTCCCCTCGAACATGCAGGACTGGATTCTCCGCGAGGAGATGGTCGGACCGAGCATAGGCTCAGAGTTGAAAGGACAGGCATTATGGGCGATTTTCTTCTCACTCATCATGCTCGTCATATATATGTCCATCAGGTTTGAGTTCAAGTACTCGATCGGCGCCATACTTTCTCTTATTCATGATGTGCTCGTTACGATCGGGCTGTTCTCTCTTCTGGGGAAGGAGATTTCACTCACCATCGTTGCGGCTATCCTGACTATCATCGGATACTCGCTCAACGATACCATTGTGGTTTATGACAGAATCAGGGAGAAATTGCGCAAGGGTGTTCAGGAGGGTTATTTTGCCACAATTGACAATGCGATCAACGAAACCCTGTCCCGTACTGTTATCACAGCATTTACAACACTGCTGACCGTTTTGGCACTTTTCATGTTCGGCGGTGCGGTGATCCATGATTTTTCGTTCGCGATGCTTGTCGGTATCGTAACGGGTACCTATTCGTCAATTTATGTGGCGGCTCCGCTTCTCTGCGAGTGGTACCTCCATGTGACACAGAAGAAAAAAGCTGTAAAGTAA
- a CDS encoding D-alanine--D-alanine ligase: MNIAVFKGGSSREREVSLMSGDSIYAALQQAGHTVTAYDVAWEGKNTLLPAIDEIVRKRIDVVFLALHGGLGENGGIQGLLEAAGIPYTGSGITASAVAMDKDLSKAIFRYHDIPTAPWIAGSPETITPSRVLADIGYPCVVKPADQGSTIGVVVVRDPSRLEEAIATASPYTEKVMVEQYISGKELSVPILGETALPVIEIRPSHEIYDYTCKYTSGMSEYFVPAPIPANLAEEITGYALKVFAVLGLRDIARIDFRLDADGRPLCFEANTLPGMTNTSLVPKSAAKAGIDFPGLVTRITEQAYQRKGKAADGA; encoded by the coding sequence ATGAATATTGCTGTCTTTAAAGGGGGCTCGTCCAGAGAACGAGAGGTTTCCCTCATGAGCGGGGATTCGATATACGCTGCCTTGCAGCAGGCGGGACACACGGTAACGGCCTATGATGTGGCATGGGAAGGTAAAAACACCCTGCTACCCGCCATCGATGAAATAGTACGAAAGAGAATCGATGTCGTATTTCTTGCGCTTCACGGCGGTCTCGGGGAAAACGGGGGCATTCAGGGTCTCCTCGAAGCCGCAGGAATACCGTATACCGGCTCAGGAATAACTGCGAGCGCTGTCGCCATGGATAAGGATTTATCAAAAGCCATCTTCAGGTATCACGATATTCCGACAGCTCCATGGATTGCGGGAAGTCCGGAAACCATCACGCCCTCTCGCGTTTTAGCGGATATCGGTTATCCCTGTGTTGTCAAACCTGCTGATCAGGGCTCGACAATCGGCGTTGTCGTGGTTCGTGACCCGTCCCGTCTCGAAGAGGCTATCGCCACGGCATCGCCTTACACGGAAAAAGTCATGGTCGAGCAGTATATTTCGGGTAAGGAGCTTTCGGTTCCCATTCTCGGTGAAACAGCGCTGCCGGTGATCGAAATACGGCCATCGCACGAGATATACGATTACACATGCAAATACACATCCGGAATGAGCGAGTATTTTGTTCCGGCTCCCATACCTGCCAACCTTGCAGAGGAAATCACCGGATACGCATTGAAAGTGTTCGCTGTCCTTGGGCTCCGTGATATTGCCCGGATCGATTTCCGTCTCGACGCTGATGGCCGGCCTCTCTGTTTCGAGGCAAACACGCTTCCCGGAATGACAAACACAAGCCTTGTTCCCAAATCGGCGGCAAAAGCGGGAATCGACTTCCCCGGCCTTGTCACCAGAATTACTGAACAGGCTTACCAACGGAAAGGGAAAGCCGCAGATGGCGCTTAA
- the cysS gene encoding cysteine--tRNA ligase → MALKIFNTLNRKKEDFIPIHGRRVNFYACGPTVYDYFHIGNARPLIMFDVFRRYLEYRGYEVNYIVNITDVDDKIINRAAKEGVNFKAIARTYTDAFFEGAEKLGVRPATVHPRATDNIDGMIHLIRLLIDNGHAYVVDKDVYYDISSFPGYGKLSGRDIEQMQAGARVDVDERKRNPLDFALWKAAKPDEPSWDSPWGPGRPGWHIECSVMSMRYGDGTLDIHGGGQDLIFPHHENEIAQSEGATGKPFAKYWIHNGFLDIEGEKMSKSLGNFLTVKDILVKYDPMAIRVFFLLKHYRSPIDFSEERIMEAQAALERLRNAYRRMNYILDKYSGGAAEKKESPEEITLLRAGFEDAMDDDFNTARAMGYLFDIAKGVNSVDEADTTVPAYMKAAKEVFDTLGTSVFGITFSEAGVNADSKVDELIGLAVEIRPGIQKDYFDNRSIDDIMNSIIETRSEARKQKNWKQADIIRDRLRDIGIVLDDYAGGTSWKWS, encoded by the coding sequence ATGGCGCTTAAAATATTCAATACGCTCAACCGGAAAAAAGAGGATTTTATCCCGATACACGGCAGAAGGGTCAATTTTTATGCCTGCGGTCCGACCGTATATGATTATTTCCACATCGGAAATGCGCGCCCGCTCATCATGTTCGATGTTTTCAGGCGGTATCTGGAATACCGTGGGTATGAAGTAAATTATATCGTCAACATCACCGATGTCGATGATAAAATCATCAACCGGGCTGCAAAGGAAGGTGTCAATTTCAAGGCGATAGCCCGCACCTATACGGACGCTTTTTTCGAGGGCGCAGAAAAACTCGGCGTAAGACCGGCGACTGTCCACCCGCGCGCGACCGATAACATCGACGGTATGATTCATCTTATCCGACTTCTTATCGACAACGGTCATGCATATGTGGTCGATAAGGACGTTTATTATGATATCTCGTCTTTTCCCGGTTACGGTAAACTGTCGGGCCGTGACATCGAACAGATGCAGGCCGGAGCCCGCGTCGATGTGGACGAGCGGAAACGAAATCCCCTCGATTTCGCTCTCTGGAAGGCGGCAAAACCCGATGAGCCTTCATGGGACAGTCCATGGGGACCGGGACGCCCCGGCTGGCATATCGAATGCTCGGTCATGTCCATGCGGTATGGTGACGGTACGCTCGATATTCATGGGGGAGGGCAGGACCTCATCTTCCCTCATCACGAAAATGAAATTGCACAGTCAGAAGGGGCCACAGGGAAACCGTTCGCCAAATACTGGATTCATAACGGCTTTCTCGATATAGAAGGCGAGAAGATGTCGAAATCGCTCGGCAATTTCCTCACGGTGAAGGATATACTCGTAAAATACGATCCCATGGCTATCAGGGTGTTTTTCCTGCTCAAACATTACCGTTCTCCGATCGATTTTTCGGAAGAACGTATCATGGAAGCTCAGGCGGCGCTGGAACGGTTGAGGAATGCATATCGCAGGATGAACTATATTCTGGATAAATACAGCGGCGGTGCAGCGGAAAAAAAAGAATCTCCCGAAGAAATCACCCTGCTCAGGGCCGGATTCGAGGATGCGATGGATGATGACTTCAATACGGCGCGTGCGATGGGATACCTGTTCGATATAGCAAAAGGCGTCAATTCGGTCGATGAAGCTGACACTACAGTTCCGGCTTATATGAAAGCGGCAAAGGAAGTGTTCGATACCCTCGGTACCTCAGTATTCGGGATTACCTTCTCCGAAGCCGGTGTCAATGCGGATTCTAAAGTTGATGAGCTTATCGGTCTGGCGGTCGAGATACGCCCCGGAATACAAAAGGACTACTTCGATAACCGTAGTATCGATGATATCATGAACTCCATCATTGAAACCCGCAGCGAAGCCCGTAAGCAGAAAAACTGGAAGCAGGCGGACATCATCAGAGACCGGCTCAGGGATATCGGTATCGTTCTCGATGATTACGCCGGGGGTACTTCGTGGAAATGGAGCTGA
- the ispF gene encoding 2-C-methyl-D-erythritol 2,4-cyclodiphosphate synthase, translated as MRIGHGYDAHRLVEGRELILGGVHIPWHTGLLGHSDADVLSHAIGHALLGAMGLGDLGENFPDTDPSLKNIRSTEILHRIAGLIYEHNAEIISIDSTIVAQEPKLSPYKKEMIHNIAVALGITENQVSVKATTTEEMGFTGRKEGIEAHAVCIVEDIS; from the coding sequence CTGAGAATCGGTCATGGATATGACGCCCACCGGCTGGTCGAAGGAAGGGAGCTGATCCTGGGCGGAGTGCATATCCCCTGGCATACGGGCCTGCTGGGACATTCGGACGCCGATGTGCTTTCCCATGCAATCGGTCATGCGCTGCTCGGCGCAATGGGCCTCGGCGATCTTGGCGAGAATTTTCCCGATACCGATCCATCGCTGAAAAATATACGCTCAACAGAGATTCTGCACCGGATTGCCGGCTTGATTTATGAACATAATGCCGAAATCATTTCTATCGATTCGACAATCGTCGCCCAGGAACCAAAACTGTCGCCATACAAGAAAGAAATGATCCATAATATCGCTGTCGCCCTCGGCATCACGGAAAACCAGGTTTCGGTAAAAGCCACAACAACCGAAGAAATGGGTTTCACCGGCCGTAAAGAGGGTATTGAAGCCCATGCTGTCTGTATCGTAGAGGATATTTCATAA
- a CDS encoding glycosyltransferase family 9 protein codes for MTPLISGLKAAFPDAGIDVLISEGFEEVLENNPCVDRIILFEKKRSRINPLNYIKLIRRLKQMRYDCAVDVSDGHHFSLNNVLLTCFSGARYRLGYDRKDAESFLNILLPPPPEGTHMADAMLGIVKGIAPGIPEYSMAYYITDMDRTFAEEWLIEHEITEFDSFFIIHPGGRGRKKWGARNFAGLIDTLVSQTGARIVVIGGPGDKKTIVSIRELSQTSLDVLENVTVGQMAAVIEHCDLFISGDTGPMHVSVALNRPTIGIFIASDFRVYGPRGRYGRIVIGGEQGIPSIDDVLLAIQDLFGDPAQTC; via the coding sequence ATGACTCCGCTTATCAGCGGTTTGAAAGCTGCATTTCCGGATGCAGGAATAGATGTTTTAATATCGGAGGGCTTTGAGGAAGTTCTTGAAAACAATCCATGCGTAGATCGGATTATCCTGTTTGAAAAAAAAAGATCCCGTATTAATCCTTTGAATTATATTAAGTTGATAAGGCGACTGAAACAAATGAGATATGATTGTGCTGTCGATGTTTCCGATGGGCATCATTTTTCCCTGAATAACGTGCTTTTGACATGTTTCAGCGGGGCGCGGTACAGGCTCGGATATGACAGAAAAGATGCGGAGTCGTTTTTAAATATCCTTTTACCGCCTCCCCCGGAAGGGACTCATATGGCGGATGCGATGCTTGGGATCGTAAAGGGCATTGCGCCCGGGATTCCCGAATACTCGATGGCATATTATATTACCGATATGGATCGCACCTTTGCGGAAGAATGGCTGATAGAACATGAAATTACCGAGTTTGATTCTTTTTTTATAATTCATCCCGGCGGCAGAGGCAGAAAGAAATGGGGCGCCCGTAATTTTGCAGGTCTTATTGACACGCTCGTATCGCAGACGGGGGCAAGGATTGTCGTTATCGGGGGACCTGGCGATAAAAAGACAATTGTTTCAATCAGGGAGTTATCGCAGACTTCATTGGATGTACTCGAAAATGTGACCGTAGGTCAGATGGCCGCAGTTATCGAGCACTGTGATCTGTTTATAAGCGGCGATACGGGGCCGATGCATGTATCGGTGGCGCTCAATCGCCCTACCATTGGAATATTTATTGCCAGTGATTTCAGGGTTTATGGACCCCGTGGCCGTTATGGCAGAATTGTCATTGGAGGGGAACAGGGAATCCCGTCCATCGATGATGTTCTTTTGGCGATCCAGGATCTGTTCGGTGATCCGGCGCAAACATGTTGA
- the ispD gene encoding 2-C-methyl-D-erythritol 4-phosphate cytidylyltransferase, whose product MKTGAVIVAGGRGTRMGSDTPKQLLNLGGIPILERTLRPFINSPEINCIVIVAEKSIFEHIRGFIGTTLPVNKPVMVVQGGPERQDSVLNGIQALDEDTDIVVIHDAVRPFITEDLISACIHGAESYGAVSVMRPLKETVKVVQDGMVVKTPDRSTLRITQTPQAFRKELITEAHAQAGEDGFIGTDDCMLAERMGIPVYIIEGNDMNIKITTPADLVIAEAMLKLFENGGISC is encoded by the coding sequence TGGGCGCGGAACACGCATGGGATCGGATACTCCCAAGCAGCTCCTCAACCTTGGCGGGATACCAATTCTGGAACGAACGCTCCGGCCTTTTATCAACAGCCCGGAAATAAACTGCATTGTTATAGTTGCAGAAAAGAGCATTTTTGAGCATATTAGAGGATTCATCGGAACAACTTTACCGGTTAACAAACCGGTAATGGTCGTGCAAGGAGGCCCGGAACGTCAGGATTCCGTTTTAAACGGCATACAGGCGCTCGATGAGGATACCGACATCGTGGTGATTCACGATGCGGTGAGGCCGTTTATCACCGAGGACCTCATCTCGGCCTGCATTCACGGCGCAGAATCGTACGGAGCGGTTTCTGTCATGAGACCTCTGAAAGAAACGGTGAAAGTAGTGCAAGACGGCATGGTTGTAAAAACGCCCGACCGATCGACGCTCAGGATTACCCAGACACCTCAGGCATTCAGGAAAGAACTTATTACAGAAGCGCACGCCCAGGCCGGCGAGGACGGTTTTATCGGAACCGACGATTGCATGCTTGCGGAGCGTATGGGAATTCCGGTTTATATTATCGAAGGAAACGACATGAATATTAAAATAACGACTCCGGCTGATCTTGTCATAGCGGAAGCCATGCTGAAACTGTTTGAAAACGGGGGAATATCATGCTGA
- a CDS encoding pyridoxine 5'-phosphate synthase — protein sequence MHLSVNIDYVAVIRESRKTNEPDPVFAAGIVELAGAHGITAHLREDRRHISDRDIRILRKVVNLPFNLEMAATEEMLSIAVEIVPDQVTFVPEKRQEITTEGGLDVVGNREKLTRMVKHLKTHGIVTSMFIDPDPKQIDMSKTVGSDCVELHTGEYALAKNPEETEKHLAALREGAVRAERQGLEVHAGHGLTYKNILKVTKIHEIKGYYIGHSIMARAIYVGLDRAVRDMLALLHN from the coding sequence ATGCATTTAAGCGTCAATATTGATTATGTGGCTGTTATACGTGAGTCAAGGAAAACGAATGAGCCTGATCCTGTTTTTGCGGCAGGAATTGTTGAACTGGCCGGTGCGCACGGCATTACGGCACATCTCAGGGAAGACCGCCGTCACATCTCCGATCGTGATATCCGTATCCTGAGGAAGGTTGTCAATCTTCCGTTTAACCTTGAAATGGCAGCCACCGAGGAGATGCTCTCTATCGCAGTTGAAATCGTTCCGGATCAGGTTACATTCGTGCCGGAAAAGAGGCAGGAAATCACCACTGAAGGAGGGCTGGATGTTGTCGGAAACAGGGAAAAACTGACACGGATGGTTAAACACCTGAAAACACACGGAATCGTCACGAGCATGTTTATCGATCCCGATCCGAAGCAGATCGATATGTCAAAGACAGTCGGCTCTGATTGTGTGGAGTTGCATACGGGGGAATATGCTCTTGCAAAAAATCCTGAAGAAACGGAAAAACACCTTGCGGCTCTGAGAGAGGGAGCCGTTCGGGCCGAACGGCAGGGACTTGAGGTTCATGCTGGTCATGGGCTTACCTATAAGAATATCTTAAAGGTTACTAAAATTCATGAAATCAAAGGTTATTATATAGGTCATTCAATCATGGCGCGAGCCATATATGTTGGTTTGGACAGAGCTGTGCGTGATATGCTGGCACTGCTTCATAATTAG